GGAACAAACCATGGTAGCCTTTCAGATCGTATAATGAGTTATTATGGGGATTCTCCAAGAGGAATGGTGCAGCACTATTCTATGATACTGCTACAAACTTCTAATTCATCTATTCTATATAGTTTTCAAATTTAGTGATGTCATACTGATTGCCTTTTTTAACAGGTAGAATCTGCTTTTGAATTTGCAAGAATTTGTCGAAAGCTGGATTACCATAATTTCCTCTTCTCAATGAAAGCAAGCAATCCAGTAATCATGGTCCAGGCATACCGTTTACTTGTTGCTGAAATGTATGTTCAAGGATGGGATTATCCATTACATTTGGGAGTTACTGAAGCTGGTGAGGGTGAGGATGGACGGATGAAATCTGCAATTGGCATTGGGACCCTTCTTCAGGTTAGTACTTTTTCTTGTCTAAGTTCTACAGTTCTTTCTTCTGGTACTTCCTTATCCTTGTATATTCATTTGAATGGACAACCACATTTTTGACTTTCCATTCAATTGCACATCTGCCGAgatgatacacacacacacacacacacatatatatatatatatttgaaagaaggtttgattatattatattaatgcatAAAGCAAGGCCGCTAGAAGCTATTGGTGCAAATTGTACTTAATGCATCTGCCATCTGAAATCATATGTTTTAATATCTTCTTTTCTTATAAATACTAAAAGAATTTAGcataaagaatatatttttcttagtaGTTGTAAATATTGGGAGCAATTAATTGCATCTATCCTGCAAATTGTACTTAGAATCATAGTTGTTAAATTGAGATTCGAATCGAGAATCAAAATCTTTGTTTTATGAAtcgtgaatcgagaatcgaatcgaatcgtaagatttggtacacattctcaatttcaactataaataatatatatccatagaaaataaataatgtgcccaccatgatcaattcttttaaatataaatagataaataaacttctaaatatatttgctaagtttaaaattataccaaaaggcaaaagtatattcatgttgcctttaaattcaaattgcaccaaaccaaaccactttcaaaataataagttagaaaaaaaaaaaaacttacaattataaggttactaataaactccattctctataatcttcactagttatcaatcatcttcatcatttccatcatcttctttgttttcaaagatagccaaatcgaacgaatatttgattaaatcgCACATGCAAACGAAGTCGCACGAATTGGACGAATCGTGCTATTCATGCGATTCACGATCGATTCGTTCGATTCATAGTTAATTCTAAGGGATTTTTTATTCACCCTATAAATTCGACTCGATTTTTATATGAATCAAGTCAAATCATATGATTCAAATCGTGAATCGTACGATTTTAAGGGATTTTAGATTCACTCTatagattcgactcgatttTTATATGAATTGAGTCGAATCATacgattcgaatcgtgaatTCTAAGATTCTAACAACAGTGCTTAGAATCATCTGAATAATTAAACTTCAGATGTGGTGATGTCTAATTGGTGATCATTATGCAACTCAAGAACTTTACTGATACACATACAGGATGGTTTGGGGGATACAATCAGGGTCTCCCTCACAGAACCCCCCGAAGAGGAGATAGACCCCTGTAGAAGGCTGGCTAACCTTGGTAGAAAAGCAGCTGAACTTCAGCAAGGGGTGGTAAGTTTCTAGAAGTTCTTGTTTCCTGATCATGCtaaaagtttgatatttttcctCGCAAAAACCCTTTTTAACTTGATTGTTGAATCTTTTCAACCAGTCTCCATTCAAAGAGAAGCACAGACATTACTTTGATTTCCAACGTAGAACTGGGCAGTTGCCAACACAAAAGGAGGTCAGTTCACTGCtttgatcttttcaatttttctttttctggctCAATGATCTCTTTGCTGTGTTTATTACTGTATTCAGACTACTGAAAATGACACTTGTTTGATTTGTGTACAGGGTGAAGAGGTGGATTACAGAGGTGTACTGCACCGTGATGGCTCTGTTCTCATGTCTGTTTCCTTGGACCAGTTGAAGGTCACCCTTTTTGTGGACTACTGTTAAGagatttcttatttattttattaaacacTGTCACACAAGGAGAGATATTAACAGTTATATTTGGTGAAATGCAGTCCAAGTATGGCAAGCCATACTTGGCATAGGATTCAGCAGCTACTTCAACAATTTTTCTTGTTGAATTACATCTTTAAGTTTTTTCTTTGCTTAAGATTCAGCAGCTTCTTCAACAATTTGTCATTTGGAATGGCCActtgaagtttttttttctctttttctttgccAGACTCCTGAACTACTCTATAGATCCCTTGCAGCTAAGTTTGTGGTTGGCATGCCATTTAAGGTCTGTTTCTTCTCTGCTTTAACTACATCAAACATATTGGACGCAGTTCAACACAAAGGATCTTAAAGGCAAACTCTGTTGTGTTAGGATCTAGCAACTGTGGACTCAATTTTATTAAGAGTgcttccaccggcagatgacaatgATGCAGTAAGGACTTCTCTCTTTTGCACCATTAGTTTGATGAAATCATTTGTGATGGAAAATTTCTATTAATCTTGTTTAGCTTTGCACTGTTTTCATTTAAACCATTTTACTGCGCTGGTCTAGTTCAGTAAAGGAAGCATATGACTTGATATTCTTTATATCATGATCAGAGGCTAGCTCTCAAGAGGTTGATAGATATTAGTATGGGGGTTATAACTCCTTTGTCAGAGCAGCTGACAAAGCCATTACCCAACGCCATGGTTCTGGTAAACCTCAAGGAATTATCAACTGGTGCTGACAAGCTTTTGCCAGAAGGTGCCTATAGTATTTAACTTTTATGAGCATTCAGAATTGGGCACATTCCATTATGTGGTTAGTTAcatttctttgttaaaaatgtACCTTTCAGGAACGCGCTTGGTTGTGTCTGTACGTGGAGATGAACCTTATGAAGAGCTGGAAACTCTTAGAAGTGTTGATGCCACAATGGTACTTCATGATCTACCATACAGAGAGGAAAGAGTTGGTAGAGTACAAGCAGCTAGAAGGTACACTCTAGAAACTTCCATGTATACAATCAGACTTTAGTTTATGTTTAGATGGCTTGGCACCCTCTATTTGAAGCTGCTCAACAGTTATTTTAGCACTTGCATGTGAGTgtggataaaatatttatatatcaagTGTATaaggaaataaagagaaagatcCTTAGTTTAATAGTAGTCCATGCCTTTTGACATCAATAATTCTGAATGCAGGTTTGAAAATATTTGTGGAAAAACCATGTCTCTTCCTCTTGTTCTCATCTTAGCGTTAAGGGATCTGTTGAATATTATGTCGTAAAGAATTCCTGCTTTGGCCTGGTACTCGTCCCGCACAGGGcatctttcaaaaattctagaattccCATTATTCAAATGAATTCTTTGGATGCTctgctccccccccccccccccccccccaaaaaaaaaaaaaaatgagggagACCTGTTCTTGCTCTCCCAATTCAGGAAGATGGAAATAGCCAGTTGGGTTTTTCCAACCAAGAAAGACATGGGAATCTTTGGGCATTACAGCTCTGAAGAGCATTTTTTTCGATCTTGTATGTTGGTACACTGAACACTAACCCAATCTCGACCAGGGCTATGAACTGGGAAAGCATTCCTCAGAAAGATGTTGACCACACTTAACATTTAAAGAGAGATGATCATCCACCCCTTACTACCATTTACTAATATAACTGGAATTTCTTCCTCAACTTTTAAGCCTGTTTTTCATGGGGATGGGATAGTTTAATCCTCATGCATCATGGTCCTGATGGTTTAAATGTTCTCTGCACTGCAGGCTATTTGAGTTTCTTTCAGAAAATGGTCTTGAATTCCCTGTAATTCACCATTTGCAGTTCCCTGATGGAATTCACAGGTTAACGACCTAATCCTTAGTATTTGAGTAAGGTTGAAAGAATCAGCACTTCTCGCTCATGCTATGCTTGTTTGCAGGGATGATCTAGTTATTACTGCTGGTAGCAATGCCGGAGCCCTTTTAGTAGATGGTCTTGGAGATGGTGTTCTATTAGAAGCCCCTGATCAGGACTTTGAGTTTCTTAGAAATACTTCTTTCAATTTGCTACAAGGCTGCAGAATGCGGAATACAAAGACAGTAAGAACGCGTTACTTTGTGAACTTGATGTAGGATACTTGACAACCAACTTCATGCTCCTTTATCATACACCAAAGTACATGAATAATAACAGCGATGgaacaaaaataagtaaatgaCTAGTGACGGTTATAGTGGTTGATCCGTGAAAGCATGATTCTGTTgcaggaatatgtttcatgccCATCATGTGGTAGGACTCTCTTTGACCTTCAGGAGATAAGTGCTCAAATAAGAGAGAAGACATCACACTTGCCTGGTGTTTCGGTAATTGCCGAATCCCTTTGGAGTAGGACTTTGGATGATATTGATTCACACCCTTCCATTTTGCACTAATTCTCCGTTCTACTTTCTTTCCTACTTCTTGCTCATTCCTATGGCAGATTGCCATCATGGGTTGCATAGTAAATGGACCAGGGGAGATGgctgatgcagattttgggtaCGTTGGTGGTGCTCCCGGAAAGATTGACCTTTACGTTGGGAAGGTATAGTAATATTATTTCTTTGGCATCGCATTTGgaattaaatgaaatatttcCAACGAAGTTTAACAAGCGTAGAGATTGAGATGAGGAGGATGCCAGGGTAGTTCCATTTAGTCTTCGTGCTATTACTGATGACAAAAATCAAGCTGAAATAATTTCAGTCTTGGTCAAAATTTCACCTCATTTCTGCCTAATATGTTTAAGTGAACTCCTAGCCCTAGTGCCTCTCTTCTCCTTTGGAGGGCAGCTAATTCTGTACCTCCATGCACGTACTTCTTATTGGAATTagtataaattgaaattttgttaacCCCATCCGGTTTTCGTGTAAAACCAAATCAACACACTTAATCACACCATACTGTCTTCACCTTGGCCAGGGTGGTGATGATGATTCCTGTTAGTTAATCAGACATTATTAGATGTTTTAGATCACATGACATGTTGGTTTCATTTCAGACGGTAGTAAAGCGAGGCATTGCAATGGAGGCGGCAACCGATGCCTTAATCCAGCTAATAAAGGACCATGGCCGGTGGGTGGATCCTCCAGAAGAAGCTTAAGACCAGGTAACATCGACGCATAGATACAATGGGAATCAATCTGCTATTGCTGTGTATAAAGGTTAAAAATATATTGAGAGATTCGGTAGAGTGAAACGAGCAGACTGTAAACACTGCCGCAGAGGAGTCTGGGAAAACTTTCCCAGAAGGGCTGCGTTGTCTGTTGTTCAATAAGCTTAAATGTATCATTTGATCATCAAAACGAGTGATAAAATCTCACGGATGTTCTCTAATCTATCTAATTAGTGAGGCAAAGTGGAAATTGGGGATCATCGTATGGCGTGGATGCATAATTATGTTCATCAAGGTAATTATGTTCTTCCAAGGCAACCCCGAACTAGCTCCGCTGCATATAATCTGAATTCGCCCTCATATCTGATCTCTGTATTCGGCGAGGCCAGATGAACCAAAGATcaactttgtttttatttctaaaaaatcttaaaaacaaaaaatgatccatttttataatttttaactttttcttaaaaaaaaaattaaacagaacAGCTAAACACGTTTCTGACGACTTAGTTTACTGACGAGATAGGATTCAAGTTCTGTTGGACTCTCTCCCTCTTCCTCCCTTGGAGGACTTTGACTCGGAAAACGCTAGAAGCAGACAAATTTAGGCCGGGGGGGCCCTTCCTGATTCAGGACCACGGCATTCCAGCAAAACAAGCCAAAGCGTATTCACTGGGCCGACTAATATCGTCCATGGAAACAATCTGGCATTAGCTTGCACCGCATGAGACTTCCATTTGTTCCTCCTTGTACAACTTAGGCTTCGGACTTGATTTGATTCTCTCTGGAAGGCACCACAAAATAATAcactaaaattataataaagcAACAAATTAAGCATTTTTGGCCGCCTTGCCCCTTTCAAATGAAGCAAGTAgtaaatgacaaaaatgaaaCCAACACGTTTCAATGGCTCCTTTTTTTAGTGCTTAAGAAAAGGCCCTATTTTACCGAACCGATGTCGGATTCAACTTATATAACAAGTTTTTGCAACCAAAATTATGGTTTGCCATCCATGCAAAGATAATTATAGCTGACCGTCCAACCAAGCCTTCCTTTCCAAGTCAAGGCCTCTCCATTTATGCGAATAGACCGAAGGGGGGGGGACCAGTCGTGCCATATTAACGCTACAACCATACACTACTTATTTATTGACTATTGGTTCGTTCTACCCGTCCATTGGAGAAGCCTATCGTACATAACACCTACCACTATTATGATATTACAAGGAACATTATTATGGTATAGAACGTTCTTTAGGCTGGCAATAGAAAATTTTTATGCACAATTCAATCCATACTTGGTGAATCTACGACTTCTTAATAAGAAACAAATTTACCAAACTCCTAAGTTGGACGCCTTTGTATGACTTGGACTACCTCAAAAACCCACCAAATTGCTCGTGATTTGAACATGAAGTAGCCGATTTACCTAATCCACCCGCCACCGCAATCACAGGTTGACCGCTGAACTGtaacttatttaataatgaaaaaatatggctAATAAATcagctcaaataattttataccaAATGAGCACTTCGATTATATCTAAGGAATATGATAATAAGATGAGTCATCATTCCATTTCACCAGTCAACAAGTACTAAATTATAAGTCAATCCCACTATCGAATGAGCTTTGACATTGCTTCTAATATTCAAAATGCACAAGAAGTTGATTCCCACCTAAAAAGGCCGAATGAAACCTTCCAGCAAGCAATGTTGGTTCAAGCCTAactctagtttttttttttttttttttttatctaaaaccAATGTGGTAGCTTAAAAAAGGTACTACCTAGAACAAATCTTTACCATTCCTTATAATTTTCGATGAAGGATATAACTTCATTACGAACTAGtacccaaaataaaaacataaaaatacataacgAAGAGACAAACATAAGAAATGGGTATGTTTCAATAACAGAACAATAGAAGCGGTAAAAGCAATTAATGGGCATGGGCCCTTACTGGATACAAAATTGAAGACATACTCATAAGCAATAAATCTGATCCGAGAATGAAGCACAGTAAAATAGCAAGCTAGAGTGCCGGAGTCTAAATTGAAGCATAATAGACCCGTGTTGGTAACAACAAAAATTCTGGAATACAAATGTAGTATTGGAAGTTCCATTATACCACTAAAGAATCAAACAAATTTCATCATCCTCGCGTAACAAATTCACTGAATGGCATATGATAAGAATAGAGAGAGACAATGGCACCTAGAGGTAGATATATGTACGTACAATACATCTACAGAATCTCTCTCCTGGCGGCGTAGCCGTACTGCGACCGTTGGATGTTCTGCTGCCGTTTCTTGTATACCAGCGCTCCGAACCCCACGACACACGCGGCAGCTACCACTCCGATCGCAATCCCGGCCTTCTGTCCGCCTTTCAGGCCACCGGACGACTCATTTGCTTCCTCGCCTTCCGCGTTCACGTTACTCTTCACGGTACTGGTGTCGCCCGGCGCCGATGGTCCAGGACTTGGCGACTTCTCCGAAGGTGACGGAGCCGGACTTGGCGACTTCTCCGAAGGTGACGGCGATGAGCCAGGAGCGAGATCTGCCGGAGGAGGACTCAATTCCGGCGATGGAGAAGGACTAACCGGCCCTTCGGCTTGGGACGGCGGAGAGGAGTGGAGGGCGGCGCTGGGTTGCGGTGCCGGGCTCGGTGGATCAGCAGATACAGCGAGTTGTGCAGAGAAAAGCGCCAAGAGAACAAGGAAAGACAATGCGAAAGAGTGGATTCTCGCCATTGCCAGGACCTTTTCGCCTCCTTTCGATCTGACCAATATCAAAGGAGCAGAAAATCAGATCCGAAACTTTGCCTCAGGTGCAAAAGACAATGCAGAGTGCGAGCAGCGGCGTAgataacagagagagagaggggggggggggggggggggagagagagagagagagcgcagaGACTTGAAAAATGGTGGGAATGGGACAGATCTGGAAGCAAATAAAAGGGAGTTTCAAAGATCGTGGCCACTAGCTAGATTTATTGGCGGTGCAGTGACGCCTTCGCCAATCATGTGATGCCACGTAGCGGATAACAGAATTCGAGGCGGCGGCGCGGGGGCACTGGATTGTGGTGCCGTAAGCGATAAACAAGCGCAAAGGAAATTGCAGATGCAAGGAAACTGAATTGAAACTAAGGCAGAACGGGCGCCACCCTTACCCTACGCCTACGACGGATGTAGTGAAAAAATGATAATTACTTAATTAGTGGGGggataaatgttatttttattattaaattatgtatttcaGATCTAAATACATATTAAATTGTACATAATCATCATATCTGCATCTCACATTATCACGTGACGTGTGGTTCAGGCGTGTAGGGTCCCATGTGTATTGAAACTTGaattttctatcattttggATTAGACCGTGCTAGATATATCAATGAGATGTACAAGTTCAATGACTGCATCAAACTTTATAGATTGAATTTTATCATCAATTGTCGAGTTTCATCAATCAtgaagctcgatcgagcttcaTCTTCATCTCGATCGGTCATCATCCAGCATGAAGCCCGAGATTTCATCCAA
This genomic stretch from Diospyros lotus cultivar Yz01 chromosome 1, ASM1463336v1, whole genome shotgun sequence harbors:
- the LOC127800771 gene encoding 4-hydroxy-3-methylbut-2-en-1-yl diphosphate synthase (ferredoxin), chloroplastic; this translates as MATGAVPASFTGLKSRDHAVGFAKSLDFMRVSDLQRIKFGRKKVSVTVIRNSNPSSEIAELQPASEGSPLLVPRQKYCESIHKTVRRKTRTVMVGNVAVGSEHPIRIQTMTTTDTKDVAATVEQVMRIADSGADIVRITVQGKREADACYEIRNSLLQKNYNIPLVADIHFAPSVAMRVAECFEKIRVNPGNFADRRAQFEKLEYTEEDYQKELEHIEQVFSPLVEKCKKYGRAMRIGTNHGSLSDRIMSYYGDSPRGMVESAFEFARICRKLDYHNFLFSMKASNPVIMVQAYRLLVAEMYVQGWDYPLHLGVTEAGEGEDGRMKSAIGIGTLLQDGLGDTIRVSLTEPPEEEIDPCRRLANLGRKAAELQQGVSPFKEKHRHYFDFQRRTGQLPTQKEGEEVDYRGVLHRDGSVLMSVSLDQLKTPELLYRSLAAKFVVGMPFKDLATVDSILLRVLPPADDNDARLALKRLIDISMGVITPLSEQLTKPLPNAMVLVNLKELSTGADKLLPEGTRLVVSVRGDEPYEELETLRSVDATMVLHDLPYREERVGRVQAARRLFEFLSENGLEFPVIHHLQFPDGIHRDDLVITAGSNAGALLVDGLGDGVLLEAPDQDFEFLRNTSFNLLQGCRMRNTKTEYVSCPSCGRTLFDLQEISAQIREKTSHLPGVSIAIMGCIVNGPGEMADADFGYVGGAPGKIDLYVGKTVVKRGIAMEAATDALIQLIKDHGRWVDPPEEA
- the LOC127800780 gene encoding vegetative cell wall protein gp1-like, whose protein sequence is MARIHSFALSFLVLLALFSAQLAVSADPPSPAPQPSAALHSSPPSQAEGPVSPSPSPELSPPPADLAPGSSPSPSEKSPSPAPSPSEKSPSPGPSAPGDTSTVKSNVNAEGEEANESSGGLKGGQKAGIAIGVVAAACVVGFGALVYKKRQQNIQRSQYGYAARREIL